AAGAGGCACCATGAGCAGTCAAAAGCTATAAGTGACCGTTAGTTGCAGCCaggtttgaaataaataaaaaatgggtcTGCTTTTCTAAGGTAAAAAGTAGTTGAATCAAGATTTTTACAGTGAGTGGATGAGGATGAGGACTCTTCATTGGTACGCTTGTCTTATCATTGTTATTTGGGATTTATAATGAGGACACCaaagttataattttgtgtCCAACTTTGTGGTACATGTAACTAAGAAAATTTCATcctattaaaaacaaaacattatcAACAGCATTGAATAAAGTAAAACCAGTTTAATGCACTTTTGGATTTAGCTTCTGAGTCACGAAGTCCCCTTCCTTGtcctttcttcttcccttttgagTGATATGTGCATGAGGGTAATGATGGTCTTATTATCTctcatcatttatttatttattttttttaaaaaaaattattattattattttatttaatggctaaagaaatatattaataaaattgtattttttttaatgattacaaatgttaaaaaaataataaaaattttaaattcaccATTTTTGTCTTCGTATTTGGGTCCttgtttgtaattttaacatgTTTGTTAAAAGAAAGCAGCATGTCACTGCTTAAAAGTAATTGGGATTGTAACACTGGCTGCCATGGTACTGTACATTATGTACGATCAGTGATAATCTAGCACACTGCCCCATTGAGCATGTAGCTTTTTTCCATAacttttgaaagctgtaaataTGTTTTGATTCTTTTAACAGGCATGCCTGTATTCTCGCCCAAGTAACCGATaattaaagtttgaaaaatgatttcgccaaattcctaaaaataaatatatgatatattaaattataaaattatttttattataaaataaatcaaatatatcaaataaaatcgtttttttcttataaatttatttttataaaatatttttacaattaatctttttcaaactcaaaatcTCTAATACCCCTCTTTTGTCAGTATTAATATGCatcaattactttaaaaaatgaacaatCCTCGTTTTCAAATCTGAGCATCTACTTTTCCCAAACACCGAGGCCTTAGTGcgtagatataaatatatatatatatatatattaatttaggaGGTATCCTTTTCTACTTTTGTGCTTTGGAGGATGAAAAGCGAAAGCTGCACAACAACGATGTTCCAACAGTTTAGTAATTTGTCACTTATCTGTTgggtttattatatttcattgtTATAACTTCAATGTGGCAAAGACAATTGATGCCACTTTAGTGGACTTCTTCTATGTTGTCTATTGAAactgttggatttattttttaaaactaatcattacCACTTTATAAAGGTTTTCGGAGCATTGGTTTGTTATTAGCTTTCAGAGACTCAGGTGCTTTGAATTTACAAtgaattactctttttttttcgcATGATTCACATGAAGATAAGTTGCAGactaaaataattgaataaggttaaatacatttttaagaTACTAAAATCTCgtacactttttttaaaatatataaaatccgTATTTATGtcctatttttctaaaaaaaattctatataccatcttacgattttatttatattttattaaataagatgtgtcacatttattactattaaataattatttattatatatttatttattattaaacaacaataaatatatcacatcatatataataaaatacaaataaaattataatatagtacataGTATTACTCTTAAGCAGTTGAAATGGTTCATATATGAAGTTTAAGCACAGTACACAGATTCTTTCTTCAGTGTCATTGGCtactttattattgttttttttttaaagtaaatgaCGTATCgataatataaaaagtaaaagagaaCAGATGAAGAGTCCAACAAACGCCCTATTATTATAGTtaataaagaagaaaagggTTAGAAAATGGaatcaattaatttatattatttccaAGTTTTCTTGATTAATTTGGTACTGAGAAAGGGACATTCATGGAGATGTTTGATAAATCAatccaaaatattatgaatcaatttaattttacttCCCTCCATCTGTATTAAAAAGAATTATAGTATTAAGCCAAACAACCCTTAGGTATGGAGActggtatttttaaaaaagtaatgctatatacaattacttttaggtacttcatacatattctactgatgtgattaattgtattatattttttaaatatttaaccaatcacattacgggaatgcataaaagaatacgtaaaattgactgcatataaaatttttgtttaaaaaaaattaaataaattatataaaattaacttATGAACtgatttgcctttttttttttttttgtttaaagtcaGGGCCCCATGTACGAGAGGAGCCCctaccccaattttattaaaaaaccctcacttatggtggaggaaaaccgtggttacaactTGACGCATGGGGGatacaaaaaaccaaaacccatGTGTTAAAAAACCTTAATAACCAAAACATACAAAAACaaagccaaaagaaaaaaaaacaagaaccaAACTCAAAACCAACTGAGGGCAGGACAACCTGCAAAAACAACAAGCAAGCAAAAAAGGGAgcatataaacaaaacaaatagaaagaACTTACCAAGCACAAACCTTACGAAACCCTTAAGTAAGGAAGACCCAACTTATCCATGCGAATAAGACCTCTTAAAAGACTGGGCAACGTCTGATCATCAGACCAATCAGAGTTCAAACCCTCAACATCACTCTTTGCTAAAAAATCAGTAACTGCATTACCTTCACGAAAAATATGAGTCACAGTATAATCCATGCAAGTAAGAAAAGCATGTAGTTCTTCCCAAAAATCTTCTAGATACCAGTTGGGGCAAGCATCCTTGGTGATCCaattaggggtgtcaaatcgtgttaacgggttgtGTTCGTATCGTGTCAAGGTGTATACATTACGTTTAATGggtcaacacgaacacgacccgttaaggaTTTCGTGTCAAAATTGtagacacgaacacgacacagTAAGATaatgggttgacacgacacgacccgttatgacccgttaatgaataaaaaatattatgacacGAAACGACATGACACGACCCGATCTGTTTCAACCCGTTTACGTTAATGAGTTGAAcagacacgacacgacacgacccgacCCGTTTGACCTGattgaaattttatataaatatttaaatataaatattatttataaaaattaaaaattaaccacAAGTTTAGAATTATAATTCAAATAGATCCATTCCACACACATtgtactaatatattaatattacatcccaaaataataaacaaaacacacagaaaatatattaattttacaatctcaAGTACAATAAAAACACAGATCTAAACAAATTTAGAGCAGTATTAATGAGGTGGAGCGTCCTCCTTGTCCTTGTTTTTCTCCAACTCCATTACATCTCCGGTTAACTCGTCCAATTTAACTTCTTgtgtttctattaaaaaaaaagatatcagtaaaattttatatcaaataatattattgtattgaaaaattacaattatttatTCAATAAGGTAAAAATAATGTTACCTTGCTCCTCGCCATATAGCCAATCTCTAGTGCAGACTAATGCTTCAACAATATCTGCTTTTAGTGCACTCCTAAATTGATCAATGATACGCCCACCAACACTAAAAGTAGATTCAGATGCTATTGTAGAAACTGGAACACTTAAAATATCACGAGCCATACAAGCAAGATCAGGATAACgaaactcatttcctttccaaaaggaaagaatgtCAATATTTGCATTTCTGTCTGCCTTAGGTTCATCtaagtaaagatccaattgACTTTTTTGCATATGGGCAGCAAGGTCATCATGtctaaatgaatcaaattcctgtacacaaaaataaaatattataaatcattgAATAACAATATGatataaatcattaaacaaGAAATATTATACAGTTATTACCTGAAATGCTTGTTTATTAATCGAAGATTGACTTTCCGCTCTACTATAAGTGCTATCAGAAGTCGTGGTAGAACATGTGGGAGCACTAGAAGAACTATATTCCATGAAAAGAGATGACATTTTGCTCCGAACATTCATATACTCAATGGAACAATCCCCATAAAGTTTTGTATAAGAGAAATCAACAAAATGAAGCTTGTATCGAGGATCCAAAATAACTGCAATAGCCAATAATACATTAAACTCAGaccaatatttctcaaacttgACAAGCATTTTACAACACATGGTCTTCATGTAGTCATCTTCACCCTCAGAGTGTCgctttaatgtaaaataaatcaaaaatattGCTGGAAAGTATAGATTAGCTGTAGGGTATTTGGTCCCAGAAAAATCACAAGTGGCTTCATAAAAAACTCCCAACAAACTGTTgatcttctctattttttcccAATCAAATATTGATGGACAATGCTTAAAATTAGAATCAGTCAACTCCAAATGACTGAAAGCACGACGATAGAAAATAGCACTCTCAAGCATAAGATAAGTAGAATTCCATCTAGTGGGAACATCTTGTCTCAACCCTTTCTTGCTATCCAAAGACATTTGTTTTGTAGAATCTAAAAATTTTACCTTCCTTGATTGTGACCCTTTGACATACTTAATACTCTCACGAACTTTTTGAATAGCAAAATCAATTTCTTTCAACCCATGTTGTACTATCAAATTCAGAATATGAGCGCAACAACGAAGATGAAAGAACTCACCATCACAAAGAAGAGCTTTTTTAATGTTCAATTGAGTTCTTAACAACTCCACTGAAACATCATTAGACGAAGCATTGTCTAAAGTCAATACATAAATCTTGTGTTGAATTCCCCACTCACAtagcaaattataaattttttcagaCAAAGATATGCCATTATGTGGTGGTGGCataaaagaaaagttcaaaACCCTTTTCTGCAGAACCCAATTCTTATCCAAAAAATGTGCTGTAATGCACATATAACCATCAGTGGTTATAGAAGTCCACAAGTTAGATGTTAGACTAATTCTACCAGGAGAATCATTTAACATGCATTTaatccttctcttttcttgaGAATATATCTTAACCAAATCAGCCTTGGCAGTATTCCGATAAATAATTGGAACATCCGGACGCAAATATTGTAACAAAGATCTTACCCCCGAGTATTCAACAAAACGGAAAGGCAGTTCATGCTTCACAATAGCAGCTATCAAAAGTTCTCTATATTGTTCAGTTTCAAATTTAGGAATGCTTACCGAAATAGATCCACTACCTTGTGATAACATCATCTGACCAATATCTCGTGAACTTCTCCTAGGGCATGCGTCAATGTGACGCTTCATATTTCCGGTTCCATATTTACTTGCAGCCATATAAGTAATTCCACACATCTTGCACTTTGCTCGTGGTTTGCCATCATTGTTCTCAGACTCAGGAACCATGTCAAAAAAAGTCCACATGTTTGACCGTTTCCTTCGTTTTGTTTTAGATTcctcattttgaaaactttctGACTCAAACTAGTCTAAATCAATCAAATCATCATTTTCACCTGCTGCCGAACTCATCtgaaaagaaacaacaatatgACTGTATGAGtatattaaatgatattctAGTATGACTTGTATGAGtatattaaatgatattctAGTATGACTTGTATGAGTATATTAAATGAGATTATAGTATGACTGTATGACTGTATGAGTATATTAAAAAGCATACCTAGTGTCAACAATTAAAGCTGGTTAGTTGGGTTTTCAATTCTACCAACAAACAGGCCATCAAAAGTAGAATTAAGAATGTAGTTTTGATAATAAGAAAGCTGTCTGATGAATTGATTTGACCCATGTTAATTTTTTCAGTCCAAATAAGGACGAGATTGTTGTGGTTTGTGGTTCTAATAATTGTTCATTTAAACGGAGGTAGGCAGTGCTGGAAACTGCAACCACTCgaaatttttaaataagaagctcatttattatttctctagaGAATAGATAAAGAAAGAGAGCGTAGGatttaaagtaaataaataaatttctgtatcaattttattttaaaatacatcaacacatattattatataaatataaatactctCAACAGCTCTATATTCTTTTTAAGAAATTCCTATatgctataattttttttttatttagtaagaTATGACCAAAGCTGTTGTTGTTAATTGGCCAAAGATATGACCAAAGCGAAATGATCAAaatactttatattttattctaattcaaTACCATCCGTtgaaaattcctttttttttttttgaaaattccgTTGAAAATTCCTTTGGCTAGCTATATAACTTGTTGACGTGTCTATGATGTCTAGTACTACTGCATATATGGGTGAAAAGATCCACCATTTTATCACTAATTCGGTCCTCTATTATGTATGCTTTTGTTATAACTGATGAAAAGAATCAAAGATGATGGAATTTGGAAAatagcaaaaggaaaaaaaaaatatcaagaaattaagattcaaaaaattttcttatatattcatatataattcCCTTATCATGTCGCATGAGCAAACTGAACATGGAGAGATCAgtgaagagaaatgatatatttttttcagtAGTACCTTTTTCCAAACTAGAAGAAAAGGAGGCAAGAAACTGTGtatccaaactgtgtataccgAACTGTGTATCCAAACTGTGTATCCAAATTGGTTTCAACGAtatttttctgaaaataaattatgtatgtTGAGGTTCTCACACCAAATTGGACTGTCCAACATAATAAAATCACAGATTCGATTTCTTAATAAACATGCACATGAAACTAACCAAATAAAACTAACCAAACTCAGCAACAATACTCAGCAAAAAACTAGAGATCTTAGCTCAAACTAGAGAAAAAAACTAGAGATctgaaaaactaaagaaaaaaaaaactagagatctgaaaaactagagaaaaaaaagaCTAGAGATCTGAAAaactagagaaaataaaaatctggAACAGAAAAATTTACCTTTGAAGATTTGAAACTGGATGTGGCCGTGGGCTTGAGAAGTGGGCGTGGCGTCTGCTGCCGTGGACCGCTGCTGCGTGGGTTGAAGATGAAGAGGGGGGCGGCGTGAGAAGAGGCCGAGGTTGTGCCGCACTGCCGCTGTTGCTGCTGCTCCGTTCAACCGTTGAAGACCAAGACACACCGGCAACGGCTTGAGAAGGGGAGAGGGCGAGAGGCAGCTGGCAGTGTGAGTGTGTGAGTCTGGACTGTAAAAACcagaaaataaaatctgaagGGGGTGGGGCGGGCGGCGTGGGAAATGGGCAAGGTGGGAAAATGGGAATCCGTGGGGCACTGGGGCGTGGGATATTGTTGCCTTTTTGGGTTAGGAACTTAGGGTTCCGGTTTtagttttttgaattttagttTTAAGGGTATAGATGTAAATTTGATTttcttaacgggtcaaaacgggttgacccgttagtgacccgttaagcaatcgtgtcttaacgggtcgacccgttttgacccgaacccgttaagcttaaaccctaacccgcttttatcgtgtcgtgttcgtgttgggttaacgggtcgtgtcacatattgccacccctagatCCAATTAACCAAAAGTTGAGAGTCAGTCTCAATTTGAACACGAGAAAAACCAAGAGTATGACACCTGCGCACTCCTTCCAGTAAACTCTGAAATTCAGCAAAATTATTAGTACCATGACCCAGGGAGACAGAGTAAGCCACTATCAGTCTGCCATTATCATCCCTAATAACACCCCCTGCACCAGAATGACCAGGATTTCCAAGATTACTACCATCAATGTTAAGTTTAACCCAGCCTTGGCGAGGTCGAGTCCATCTAACCACACGAACTCTCTTAGGTTTAGGATTCAAAACCGGGATATCCAATCTATTCAAAATATCAATATCTCGAGTAGAAACAGATGAGACTTTCATAACCTGATCCATAACACGACGGAGCCATAATTTAATAGCATGCCAAACTGACTCAACCGTATTGGCCTTTTCTTCATACCGGGCTTTACAACGCCTCTCCCAGAGTTTCCAGGATATAATAGAAGGAAGAATACCAAAAATAATATGCACCTGAGAGGACTTACTCGCACGACGAAaccaaaaatttatttgttcaGTCCAAGTGTAAAAAGAAGCCATATGAACCCCTAAATGACTAGCCGCTAAACGCCACACGTGTCTAGCAAACTCCCCCGTGCAAAGAACATGATTCAAATCCTCAGTATGACCCTCTTGGCAGCAATTACATTTCGAAACCATTGGAATACCTACCATCTAAATCTTATTATCAACACTTAAGCAATTATTAATCGCCTTCCACATCATAATGGAAATCTTCTTAGGAAGGTTAGGGTGCCAGATCCACTGAGCCCAAGGTAAAGGAGGCGCCCTAATCCTAATACAATCCCAGGCACTCTTAGTAGTAAAGTGGCCATCCTTATCCTTCAACCAAACTAGCACATCTTGACCCTTCTTACGTCTGGCCAAAAAATCATGCAACTCAGAAGCTTTCTGATGGCCCACCAACCTAGTCAAAAGAGAAATATCTCATCCATTCTCAATATGACACTCTTTAATCTTGATCGACGGATGGTCAATCACAGGAAATTGTCTATTGAGAGGACCTATCTCATCccaattatcataccaaaaagaaatatttcccTCTTTCACAATccatttagaattatttaacaCTGTCGGTATATTACGAACAATGGATCTTCAAAAACGGGTCCCTTTAGTAGAGTCCAAAATAGACAAATGTTGTCCCTTAACATATTTACCTCTGAAAAAATCCGTCCAAAGAGACTGACCATTAATAAGCCTCTAGGCAAGTTTCATATGTAAAGCTCTTTGAACATCTCCAAAATCCCTGATTCTTAGGCCACGTTCATCAATGGGAGTGCAAATATGCTTCCAGGAAATCCATTTTCTACGGCCCTTTCCCTCAgaatcacccaaaaaaaaagaactcaaaATCTTATTCAAATTAAGAAACACCACTTTGGGTACATCTAACACAGCAAGAAGATGGGTGGCCATACTAGATAAAACATGACGTAAAAGAATAGTTCTACCCCCAGCAGAAAgcattttcatcttccaaccTGCAATCTTCCTTTTAACTTTGCCCAATAACTCGCTAAAATCACTGGCCTTCATCCTACCAGTCACAATAGGAACCCCCAAGtacttaaaaggaaaaagaccCTCTGAAAACCCAGTAAGGTTAAAAAGAGCATTTTTCCTAGATAAAGGAATTctcttagaaaagaaaatggcaCTCTTTTCTTTATTAAGAACTTGACCCGTCCAAACCTCATAAGTGTTCAACACCTCCATCAAACCTCTCATCGACTTCTTGCtaccattagcaaaaataataatatcatcagcatacataAGATGAGAGATAATAGGAGTCCCTCTAGCTTGAGTGAAGGTACCAATCTTGCCTTTCTCAAAGGATTTCTTAATAAGACGAGAAAGAACCTCttgcataataataaataaataaggggaAAAAGGGTCACCTTGCCTTAAGCCCCTCGCTCCTTTGAAAAACCCAAGAGGAGTACCATTCATCATGACCGAATACCAAGGCGAAGAGATACAAGCCTTCACCATATCACAAACAGTAGGAGAAAAGCCAAAATGCATCAAAACATGTAAGAGGAAATTCCAATCCACTCGGCCATAAGCTTTAGACATATCAAACTTAACCAAGACATTACCCCCAATCGACTTCTTGTGAATAGAATGAACCATTTCTTGAGTCAAACTAATATTCTCGAAAATACTGCGACCCGGGATAAAGGCCCCTTGT
This genomic interval from Carya illinoinensis cultivar Pawnee chromosome 2, C.illinoinensisPawnee_v1, whole genome shotgun sequence contains the following:
- the LOC122301874 gene encoding zinc finger BED domain-containing protein RICESLEEPER 1-like, which produces MWTFFDMVPESENNDGKPRAKCKMCGITYMAASKYGTGNMKRHIDACPRRSSRDIGQMMLSQGSGSISVSIPKFETEQYRELLIAAIVKHELPFRFVEYSGVRSLLQYLRPDVPIIYRNTAKADLVKIYSQEKRRIKCMLNDSPGRISLTSNLWTSITTDGYMCITAHFLDKNWVLQKRVLNFSFMPPPHNGISLSEKIYNLLCEWGIQHKIYVLTLDNASSNDVSVELLRTQLNIKKALLCDGEFFHLRCCAHILNLIVQHGLKEIDFAIQKVRESIKYVKGSQSRKVKFLDSTKQMSLDSKKGLRQDVPTRWNSTYLMLESAIFYRRAFSHLELTDSNFKHCPSIFDWEKIEKINSLLGVFYEATCDFSGTKYPTANLYFPAIFLIYFTLKRHSEGEDDYMKTMCCKMLVKFEKYWSEFNVLLAIAVILDPRYKLHFVDFSYTKLYGDCSIEYMNVRSKMSSLFMEYSSSSAPTCSTTTSDSTYSRAESQSSINKQAFQVITV